The following proteins come from a genomic window of Clupea harengus chromosome 22, Ch_v2.0.2, whole genome shotgun sequence:
- the lsm6 gene encoding U6 snRNA-associated Sm-like protein LSm6, producing the protein MSLRKQTPSDFLKQIIGRPVVVKLNSGVDYRGVLACLDGYMNIAVEQTEEYVNGQLKNKYGDAFLRGNNVLYISTQKRKL; encoded by the exons ATGAGTCTCCGGAAGCAAACCCCAAGTGATTTCTTGAAACAAATCATTGGAAGACCAGTGGTGGTCAAACTGAATTCAGGAGTGGATTACAGAG gtgtaCTTGCATGTCTGGATGGCTACATGAACATTGCTGTTGAACAAACAGAAGAGTACGTAAATGGACAGTTAAAGAACAAGTATGGCGATGCATTTTTGAGAGGGAACAATG TTTTGTATATCAGCACCCAGAAGAGAAAGCTGTGA